The Amphiura filiformis chromosome 13, Afil_fr2py, whole genome shotgun sequence genome segment CGAAGCATATGGTGAATGTGACTCTGTGATGATTCCATTGTCCAAAAGGCTCTGCAAGTGTAGGCGTAAATCCTCGAGGTCAGCTGGAGGTACTCTTCGTGATCTCTCTCGAAAGGGTGTGTCATCTGTAAGATTGATGACATGCTCTGCTTGATTAGTAAGACCAAGATCCCATTCATGAGTTGAGATGACTTCTGAATTCTTCTTGAGGATGTTTAAAAATCTGGACTTCCAGTCTGCACTGATGGGTCCCCACTTGAAGGGAAGATCCTCCAAGTTTATATTCGAGTCCTTGGATGAACTTGGCTTTGAGTTTGGAGGACAGTCGTAGGTATTGGCTGATCCGGCATAGGCATTCTGCTTCAGGTTGGTCACACAGTGAGGGACGAAGACATTGGCAATTATTTGGTTTTGTGTTAATTCCACAGGATCATCAGATACATTAGTAATCTCGAGAGTGCACCTGCATCTATGGTGATCTGGTATATCCATGACTCCTGGAATGACTTCAAGACCCGTGGGCAGTTTGGAGTATGTAGGCGGCTCAATCAACACCTGCTGGGAGGTTCTTGTTGCATTTCGAAAGAATCCAGTGACCTTTCGTGTTCCTCCAGGTTGGATGAATAACTTCTTTCGAGCCCTAAATCGCACAGTGTCCATAAAACCATCACTTCCAATCTTGTCATTCACTTCAATGCTTCGGAATACTTTCTTACAAGAGGCATGGACTGACACAGTCCTCCAGTTAACTCCAGTAGTTTCTTTCAATTTCTGGAAGATTCGCTTGAAAAAGGCTGAATTGGTTCGTAATGTAACAGGAGGTGAGTCAAGGTGGTTGTTGTCAGGTACTATCAGTGCCAAAGTTGGAAGGGACTCTGATACACCACAGAATGTCTCATCTAAGTGTACGTCCATAAGTGTCCATCCCAAATACTTCATTTTGTCAGCTCCGGCGTGCCACAGGGTAAGATCCTTCAGTGAGTTCAGGGGCAAGTCCAACTCCTTGGCGAAAGAGTTGGTTATTAGAGTGACCTGTGACCCACTATCTACTAAGCACGTAGAAGGTCTGCTGTTGATGTGGCAACTTACTACAACAGCCTCTCCTATCAACTCCTGTGGTACATCGGTTCCGGCATGATACGTAACCTTATTAGAATGAGCTTGATGTGGATGTGGGCCTATTGAGCTTGATTTGACGCCGAGTTGCCCAGTTGTCGACGTCTTCTGTAGTTTCCCTGGTCCATGGACCTATTTCGTCTGGGAGGTGCGACGAAGGATATCAACTTCTGCTTCACTAAGTTATCATTGGCAGTGTTGGGGCAGTTCCTTTGCATATGTCCATCCTGaccacatttaaaacaaaatctagGCCTATTTGTAGTGGTTGCAAATTGGGCATACTGTAGATCTTGATTGTGCTCGACTTCTGGAACTGTTGTACTCTTACTAGCAATACTGATTTTGGAAGCTGCCTCCTGCTTAGATTGCATTTCTAAAGCTTGCAGGCGCTGTAGGATTTCCGCACTGACATCTACTTGAAGGACCTGTTTGCTCTGCGCTTCTTTTCCTGTCTTCCGCTGCTCCTTCCGTCTCTTTAGTTCGTTTTCCTGCTTTCTTACCATATCCAACAGATCCATAAATTTGGGAGGATGGTCTGTTCTCTCCCTCAACCGCAGGTTTACCAGAAGGATGTCATCATAAATTAGTCCCTTGATGAATTGGCTTAATCTGATGGTGTCTGCAGCCTCTTCATCAATGGCGCCCTTTTTAAGTGCAGTTCGGATTGTTTTCTGGAGTCTTGTAAGAAAACCATTGCTGCATGCCAAGAACAGCGCTTGGGAAGATGATCCATTAGACTCCACAATCCACACAGATTCACAGTATTAGCAGGATAACATAACGGAAGGTTAAATATAACACTGCCACATCGTCTTGGAGTTGCCGGTATCTAAAAGAGCCTGTTTCACGTTCCTTGGTGATTCAGCCAATTTACAGTTAACAGTTGTCATAGTTTCCTTTAAGTTTTGCATCTCATGGGTTTATACTTGTTTTAAATGAATAGATAAATTGAAGTTCTGCTGAGTTGGGGTTGTGTGTGACCTGCTTGCCAGGTAGTGCCAGAGTGACCAGGAGATCCtaactttcacagaagatcagagagaggataactggatgttatggatttgggaacggccatgcaggacagaaggactgttgtagttcgaggacaccgctcatcttaagcaagtaagcaaggaCTTCTCTGACTTTCATAAACCAGGAGTTACTTATAAGGTTATACTGGACAGGaccatcaatcatcatcatcatcaatcggctgcggagcaggcgactacaagctttctccaactactgcgatcttgggcaagccaaacagttttgtttggctgcagcatcccttcagtatgtCCCAGGAGGTGcaggacatactgtaagtacagtgtgcgcggcttTTTTGATGTCCACAAAaatgactgtcaagggaagtttgTACTCCTTGAAGTCTTCCATGATCCTACTCAAAATGCGTATTTACTTGCTGAGCAaagctgcgacctgatctaaagccagcctggttgcttctcagtaaaggatcaatgtgaggtcggatcctgttcaaaaggatcttgttgtacacttttgcggcaatggacacaagcgaaataccacggtagtctgtcatgagagagagaggtcgcctttctttggtagaggaatgattacatttgtgacccattggcGTGGCGGTGGCTGGAtagttgagaatacttccatacagaattcaagaatcatatcaatcatgctatcccctcctccctgaagtgcttcagcagttatagcacagtccaatgctgctgccttgttggtcttcatggctgctattgcttcgattacttcttcacgagttgggggctcagtgatgataAGAAGAttttcaacagctggtgcagaaGTTCTGAAGCTGGTTGGGGCTGTTCCatccctctttttgactttcacccctttccttgagttcttcccagaaagcgagtgtcttccatctgcttattgagggtagcaagctcgtcagatttataagagttgttaaggctggtgttcaagttcctccatctttctctagcttgacgagactttgaaatgaaGTACCGCTTTTTGgtctcatccctttcaagtttaagtctgatggttgaatctgatacccaacttagCAGTctgcatggctcttgctttccaataactttctcagcatgctgtttcaaaggtctcatacctatcagataTGGGTGTGGCGTCATCcgtgctcaagacctggaatctgtttgatagcttcttccagttgaattttgttcTCTTGCAGGGTTTCCTATgcttgttcgcagactggcagctagacggacgctcacaatatgatgatcggagtccacttctactgagttgtatgctccacagttgcggagagaatttacccacttgctgtttattagaatgtgatctaactgtgcatgggttgatcctgctggatgggtccaagtccagagacggttcctgggttggggggaatctcatctgggccggtctgagattgtactcctggcaagtgttgaccagacgctcaccattgtcattggttgaatcaaTGACCCGAGGATGGCAAAGATGACTACCTGTCACATGATCAGGCGGTATAAATATCCAGACTTCCGGTTTACATCTCAACTTCTTACACACAAAACAACTGAGGGTGCAGAAAATCCAATAAAAAGGGGTGCGCAAATATACAGTGACTGGAGTGAAGTTTAGATGCTTGCAGAGGTGGGACGTCCGGCTGGCCTGTCCATGTACAGCTGTGCCTTGTGGTCGTTCATGTACTTCCATGCGTTTGTGTTGAATGATTTGGATGATGTTGATTGAGTGATGACACTGGCTGGGAGTAGACTCCACTGCCTTATGGTCCGGGGGTAGAAGCTGTTCTTGTAGAGCTCTGTTCTGGCTGGATAGTTGATGAATTGGTCAGGTCTATGGCTGCGAGTAACTGGTCTGTCTTTGTTCACTGGTTGGAACTTTCCTGGAACTGTGAGTGGTGAATCTCCAGAGTGGTACTTGTGGAGCATTGTGAGGCGTGAAATGGTTCTTCTGTCCTGAAGTGAAGGCTGTACTCCGGTAATTCTCTTCACAAAGCGAGCTGCCTTCCGCTGGACTGCTTCCAATGATTGAAATATGCTTCTGGTAGTGAGGATCCCAGATGGTGCTTGAGTATTCCAGaactggtctaactatggagatgtAGGCTTGTTGTTTGATCTGCTCAGGACACTTGTACAGGTTATGTTGTAAGTTGAGTGATCGCTGAGCTTTGCCTGCGATGAACTTTGTATGTAGTTCCCAGTCCAGATTAGATGTAAGTTCGACACCAAGATTTGAGTGGTTCTCAACTTGTTGAAGGTCAGTTCCCATCATGTTGTAAATTGAATTGATGCTTGAACGCTTTTTGGTGATCCGGAGAAGAGAGCACTTGGCAGGGTTGAATTTCATCTGCCAGTCTCAATTTGTCAAGGTGTCCAAATCCTCTTGCAGGAGTGCAGCATCACTCTCGGAATGTTTCTGGCAATATAACAGGCAATCGTCGACAAATAGTCTGATGGATGATGAGATGTTGTCAACAATGTCGTTAATAAACAAAATGAAGAGGAGTGGACCTAACACGGTGTCTTGAGGGACTTCAGAACACACGGAAGCATTGGACGAACTTCCCCATCAACAACTACGGCCTGGGATCGATTGATCAGCCAGTTTTCAATCCAGGTGTGGATTGTTCCTTGGATACCATACCATCCTAATATGTAAAGAAGTCTCCTATGTGCTACTACATCAAATGCTTTGGAGAAATCAAGTACAGGGGCAGTCGATCTGTTGTTTCTGATCAATACCGCTGGCAAGATCCTCCAAAGTCGCTAGAAGTTGTGTC includes the following:
- the LOC140167454 gene encoding paraneoplastic antigen Ma3 homolog, encoding MEDFKEYKLPLTVIFVDIKKAAHTVLTSNGSSSQALFLACSNGFLTRLQKTIRTALKKGAIDEEAADTIRLSQFIKGLIYDDILLVNLRLRERTDHPPKFMDLLDMVRKQENELKRRKEQRKTGKEAQSKQVLQVDVSAEILQRLQALEMQSKQEAASKISIASKSTTVPEVEHNQDLQYAQFATTTNRPRFCFKCGQDGHMQRNCPNTANDNLVKQKLISFVAPPRRNRSMDQGNYRRRRQLGNSASNQAQ